From one Perca flavescens isolate YP-PL-M2 chromosome 4, PFLA_1.0, whole genome shotgun sequence genomic stretch:
- the LOC114553573 gene encoding sodium- and chloride-dependent GABA transporter 2: MDKPYGPEVKFKLDMDTVHPAPRTLARGEWSSKMEFLLAVAGQIIGLGNVWRFPYLCYKNGGGVFFIPYVLFLFTCGIPLFLLETSLGQYTKQGSITCWRKICPLFEGMGYGSQVVVLYSSIYYIIILAWAFLYLFCSFNTELPWASCRNSWNTETCVEFDQRPADLNWTVAENATSPVREFWERRVLNVTGSIHELGSIRWELALCLLLSWIICYFCVWKGVKSTGKVVYFTATFPYLMLAVLLVRGLTLPGAIDGIKFYLYPDPSRLTDPQVWMDAGTQIFYSYAICIGCLTALGSYNKYNNNCYKDCVYLCLLNSGTSFVAGFAIFSALGFMAYEQNTDISKVAESGPGLAFIAYPRAVAMMPFPQVWAIFFFIMIILLGLDSEFVGLEAMVTAIADTNPSFFHVGHRRKLLLLAISVVSFFIGLVMVTEGGLYIFQLFDYYACSGMTLLLFATLQSGCIGWIYGADRFYDNIEDMIGYKPLSLIKYCLKYVTPVICMGTFVFSLIKYTPLKFNNTIEYPWWGYALGWWFTLSSTLMVPLFIMYKVSTTPGTLRQRISILCTPAEDLSLNKSEKTGLELLNVTSSPDSMVSE, encoded by the exons ATGGACAAGCCTTATGGTCCAGAGGTCAAGTTCAAGCTGGATATGGACACAGTCCATCCTGCACCCAGGACCCTGGCCAGAGGAGAGTGGTCAAGCAAAATGGAGTTCCTCTTGGCTGTTGCTGGACAAATCATAGGCTTAGGAAATGTGTGGAGGTTTCCCTACCTGTGCTACAAAAATGGAGGAG GGGTGTTCTTCATCCCTTATGTCCTCTTCCTCTTTACCTGCGGCATCCCCCTGTTTCTCCTGGAGACGTCTCTTGGCCAGTACACGAAACAGGGAAGTATTACCTGCTGGAGGAAAATTTGTCCACTTTTTGAAG ggATGGGTTACGGCAGTCAGGTGGTTGTTTTATACTCCAGCATCTATTACATAATCATATTGGCCTGGGCTTTCCTGTATCTCTTCTGCTCTTTCAACACTGAACTTCCCTGGGCCAGTTGCAGAAACAGCTGGAACACAG AGACCTGTGTTGAGTTTGATCAAAGGCCTGCTGATTTGAACTGGACTGTAGCTGAAAATGCAACCTCACCAGTGAGAGAGTTTTGGGA GAGAAGAGTTTTGAATGTCACAGGAAGTATCCATGAGTTAGGCAGCATACGATGGGAGCTGGCTCTGTGTCTTCTGTTGTCCTGGATCATCTGTTACTTTTGTGTCTGGAAAGGAGTAAAGTCCACTGGGAAG GTAGTTTACTTTACTGCCACATTTCCATACCTGATGCTGGCAGTGTTGCTTGTTCGTGGACTCACGTTGCCGGGGGCCATAGATGGGATTAAGTTCTACCTCTACCCAGATCCATCCCGCCTGACTGATCCACAG GTGTGGATGGACGCTGGCACACAAATATTTTATTCCTATGCTATTTGCATTGGGTGTCTAACTGCACTTGGCAGTTATAACAAGTACAACAACAATTGTTACAA ggACTGTGTATATTTGTGCCTTCTGAACAGTGGGACCAGTTTTGTAGCTGGCTTTGCCATCTTCTCTGCACTTGGATTTATGGCATATGAACAGAACACAGACATATCAAAAGTGGCAGAGTCGG GTCCTGGTTTGGCATTTATTGCCTATCCTCGAGCAGTCGCCATGATGCCTTTTCCTCAGGTCTGGGCGATATTCTTTTTCATTATGATCATCCTACTGGGACTGGACAGTGAG TTTGTAGGTCTGGAAGCCATGGTAACAGCAATTGCTGACACAAATCCTTCCTTCTTCCACGTCGGCCATCGACGTAAACTTCTTCTACTTGCTATCAGTGTTGTTAGCTTCTTCATTGGCCTTGTGATGGTTACAGAA GGTGGACTGTACATCTTCCAGCTGTTTGACTACTATGCCTGCAGTGGGATGACTCTACTTCTCTTTGCAACACTGCAGTCTGGTTGTATTGGATGGATATACG GTGCAGACCGCTTTTATGATAACATAGAGGACATGATTGGATACAAGCCGTTATCCCTGATTAAGTATTGTTTGAAATATGTCACTCCAGTGATATGCATG GGTACGTTTGTTTTTTCCTTGATCAAATACACCCCTCTAAAGTTCAATAACACAATTGAGTATCCATGGTGGGGTTATGCTCTTGGCTGGTGGTTCACTCTCTCCTCTACACTCATGGTGCCTTTATTTATAATGTACAAAGTGAGCACGACTCCAGGTACACTGCGACAg AGGATCTCCATCTTATGTACTCCAGCTGAAGACCTGTCTTTGAACAAATCTGAGAAAACAGGACTTGAACTGCTCAACGTGACCTCATCTCCTGACAGCATGGTGTCCGAGTGA